TACATCAATTTTCTATATCATATCTATACACCGTGGCTTACACTTGAAATGGTAAGTTTTGGTAGCATTTGTTTGGCCTTATGCTGCATTGACCATCATCCAGTAGCAGGATGACAGTGACTGAGATAGCATTTCTGGAACCATAGTCCATAGCTAAAGACATATTTTACGATGTATGGTGATCACACTGATACGGTAGGAATCATATACTTGGGGCATGATGTCTGTTCACTCACTTTATTACAACATCACGATTACGCAAAACCACTAGCACCATGACACGATCATAGCGCACACACGACTCACACGCTTCAGCAAGCACGGCGACTAACCAATCTCTTACATGGCGGCGGCACGGCCCTCGTCGCTGGCGGTCTCGATGCCCTCGACACGGCTGTTGGGGACAGCGCAGTTGAACCGGATCTCGCCCTGGCTGCCGGTGAGCAAGTCCATGTTGCTCATCTTCACCATGGATTTGGCGAACTGCTCGAAGAATGCCCCCTGGTTGAGCGAGAACCGCGTCGCCATGCGCGTGGTGTTGGGGTGGACGATGAGGCCCTGGTCCGACTTGAACAGACCCTGCTTGGCAATGAGATCAAAGTAGTACTTGTTGTCGAACACGTCCGGCGTACGCAAATCGAGGGTCTGGTTGACGGTGCCCGCAGGCATGTCCTTAGCACACTTGGCCCTCAACTTGGCCGCGAAATTGGGGTCGATGACTAGGTCGGTGTCGTCGACCGGCGTGAAGCGGTCGGAGAAGGAGGAGCAGTGGGCGATGCCGAAGGAGTGCGCGCCAGAGAGGGACACCAGGTCCGCCTTGTCGAGGTTTCGGTCGCCGAAGGATTTGAGGAGTTCCGGCACGGTGAAGGAGGGCGCCGGTAGGGTGAAGACGAGATCCTCCAACGCTGGGGCTAGCGCGTCACGTCGGCCGAGAGCCACGTCGAAGTGGGGTCCGCCAGCCTATATTCACCACGTAGACGTATATGTTAGTCGTCAGTCGGCATCCAATCTGAACATTCAGATTTGGATTGATGGCCCTGCGTGCTGCATGGCAGGCATCAAGGTCTAGGGTACGTAGCGTACCAGCACGAGGGAGTCGCGGGTAGCAAGGACGGTGAGATCGGCGCAGGAGACAATCCGGCCACAGGCGCGGTGCACGGCGGCGCGGATGCTCTCGATGAGGTTGAGCGCCACCGGCCGGAGCGTCAGGTTGGGCCCCATCCCCTGCTCGCTGTTGTTCCCCGTTAGGAGCACCGAGGCGTCGCAGCCCTGTAACAACAGTAAATAAGTAAGAAGCGTCATACTCCTACTTTTTTTTTAGGATAGTAACAAGTGTCATATatacatactactccctctgtcacgGTTTAAAAGGCGCGCTTAAAAATTCTCTGAGGTctaggtggttatctattggttgtgagatgggctaaaaaatagcattcacactacgcatgcatataAAAATAGTATATCGGAGTACTAGTTAGCTACTAAAAATAAATACAATGCGTCCTAAACCTTGTCAATTATGAAAACGCACACAAATTCAACTGTGCCTTCTAAACTGTGACGAAAAGTGTACATATGTTCACTTAGTCACGTAAGCACACATATACATACGTAAATTGTATACTTGTGCCGTATACCTACCTGCGGGAAGCAGTCGTGGAAGAGGATGCGGATGAGTGCGGGGGCGACCCCGACGTCTTTCCTGAAGGCCTCGGCGACGTGGTACATGACGATGTGCTCCAGGTCCGGGCACGACACCGCGTGGAAGTCCGGCGAGAGCCCTGCCGCTGCCGAATGGACGGCCGCGCAGGCCAAGGCCAGGATGACAAGTGCCGCTGCTGCTTTGGACGCCATCTTTCTCACTCTGCAGCAGATGGATGGAGCTAAAGCGTGTCGTGTGGCTTCCTCAAGCAAAGCACCCCAAGGTATTTATAATCGGTCGGTCCTCGGCCAAATGTCTCCGATGCAAGTAGTTAGCCGCATAGCTCGATCTGATCCACAATTCCACACAGATCGACAAGTCGCAGCCAGAGATTACTTACAAAAGTGGATCGACATGTGCAAGTTGCATTGCTTGAACCTAGAAGTCAGAAGAGCTGATTAAGACCTACCGTTGTGATAAAAGAGTCTGATAATGCATGCATCGATGGTGTCGCTTTCCTGGAGCTTTCGTGCACACGCATTTGCACCTAACCAACGGTGACATGTTACCAAACTAGCATACATGTGTATGCAATTAAGGGCGGGTGGGCACGCAAAGAGCTGACCGGATTGATTCCATGGATGGAGAAACCAGAAGATTAGTACAAATCCACTTGTTAATGTATATATTGTCGGGCATAGATTGCTAATCAAGATCAAGTAGGATATTATGAAGAATGGAGACCTGGATATGCTTAACGGATTTTGGAATAGTTTCAGATGGCATCTAGGAGTTGAGTGACAGCTTGATGGCGGATTAATTAGCTAGGGCTGGTTAGATAGATGGGATCGATCCATGGAGTGTGGTCTCATCTCCGGGAGGAATAATTTTGAATGGCACCTGCAAGATCGACATGCTAGAAATCCGCTGAAAATTCTTAGCTAGGTCGGCCACGTGATGCACCTTCACTGTATCATAGTGAAGCCAATTATAAATCTAGACTAGATGGAGCCAGTCATGCGCTTCTCTTTGCATATCTGATTGCGCTTCTCGATTTGAAGGCATTCTAGCTAGCTACTACGTACCACAGTCCAGTTAAATTACCGTCATCGACATCTTTTTGGAGAGTATAGGCATGAGAATACTGTCAGAAGCAAGGGCCTGGAAGCAAGCTGGACTGCTCAGAGGCGACCTTGACCGATTCTTTGTGGAGTTGTACTTGTGGGTTAGGCGTGAGGAGTAATCTTGTCCGTGTTGTAAGGGTGGACTTGGGTGTGTTCTTGTTGTAATCGCCCAGGTGGAGGGGGCTCTTAAACCGTTTCTCTCTTTAATATATGATACGCACTGCTCGTGCGTATTTGAGAAAAAACTGTTCTATTTGAGCTGTGGTTGGGCTCAGCTCTGCAAATACACGAATGACCGTCTGTGTGGCCTGCTCAAGCTACCTGCCCACTAAGCCATTGTTATCGGTAATTAACATTTTTTTTAAGATTTAACCTTTTTATTGCGGGTATTTTCAATCTTGCTAGCTAGCCGTAGCCAGACGGCGATAATACTACACACACGCAGGGAAACAACGGACAATTA
The window above is part of the Triticum aestivum cultivar Chinese Spring chromosome 2A, IWGSC CS RefSeq v2.1, whole genome shotgun sequence genome. Proteins encoded here:
- the LOC123186690 gene encoding peroxidase 12, translated to MASKAAAALVILALACAAVHSAAAGLSPDFHAVSCPDLEHIVMYHVAEAFRKDVGVAPALIRILFHDCFPQGCDASVLLTGNNSEQGMGPNLTLRPVALNLIESIRAAVHRACGRIVSCADLTVLATRDSLVLAGGPHFDVALGRRDALAPALEDLVFTLPAPSFTVPELLKSFGDRNLDKADLVSLSGAHSFGIAHCSSFSDRFTPVDDTDLVIDPNFAAKLRAKCAKDMPAGTVNQTLDLRTPDVFDNKYYFDLIAKQGLFKSDQGLIVHPNTTRMATRFSLNQGAFFEQFAKSMVKMSNMDLLTGSQGEIRFNCAVPNSRVEGIETASDEGRAAAM